A region of Helicoverpa zea isolate HzStark_Cry1AcR chromosome 16, ilHelZeax1.1, whole genome shotgun sequence DNA encodes the following proteins:
- the LOC124637636 gene encoding geminin, whose product MSTQEMQETTRVTRKSLKTLQHTASDRENLVGRPSKSLKHQLSQESPVDVEVKRKNLSTKETQANLDTKITVDDLTNPEGPSEKYWELLAEKRQVALQDALDENEKLRKIIEDLKEENALFKQMLDEANSFVEVIKEELANSSNNDTGIDVNDVSTADETTDDVESKTANED is encoded by the exons ATGAGCACTCAAGAAATGCAG GAAACTACAAGAGTTACCAGAAAATCTCTTAAAACTCTACAACACACTGCTTCTGATAGAGAAAACTTAGTGGGTAGACCATCAAAAAGTTTAAAACACCAACTAAGCCAAGAATCCCCCGT TGATGTTGAGGTTAAACGAAAGAACTTGTCGACCAAGGAGACTCAAGCTAACCTCGATACGAAAATCACTGTTGACGATCTGACTAATCCTGAAGGACCATCAGAAAAGTATTGGGAACTTTTAGCTGAGAAGCGTCA AGTTGCTTTGCAAGATGCCCTGGATGAGAATGAAAAGCTCAGAAAAATTATAGAAGATCTCAAAGAAGAAAATGCTCTATTCAAGCAGATGTTGGATGAGGCTAACAGCTTTGTTGAAGTTATTAAG GAGGAACTAGCGAACAGCAGCAACAATGACACTGGTATTGATGTGAATGATGTCAGCACTGCTGATGAAACCACAGATGATGTTGAGTCCAAGACTGCAAATGAAGATTAA
- the LOC124637634 gene encoding uncharacterized protein LOC124637634 — MMEIHTDYGDADTVSIDTLALEETVKRERDQELKELHSLSKKAQFLHTNLLYYRNPKTKVGSACYELWKTLLKKVGGTPNGWRDLGHCLNISADDLNYIMNYVQEDPVDIVLKVYRQNNDATIGKILEAFIKMKRYDILKSIEEPLCQLARYFDNNRNDDSGYDESSGQRIVNLKTPPNDLPPALNKNIVLDRKPKKPQSKLTPPEPVKEPLVNDNPILFLTYTYDGLPTALNIKEYVKNWEDVPGVQLITLDDKKEDLYQNPEKFIREYFEKADIIIPILTPGYLKEINSHNSAIPNTSDNFDHKYVNFIYNLIVSNYIHATGCLNKKVRSVLPQNANSGLFAQMAMYPDLMPWTYETMFDEQFKTFLKKEYS, encoded by the exons ATGAT GGAGATTCACACTGACTATGGAGATGCGGATACGGTAAGTATTGATACATTGGCTCTTGAAGAAACGGTTAAGCGGGAAAGGGACCAGGAGCTTAAGGAATTGCATTCGTTAAGCAAGAAAGCGCAATTCTTGCATACCAATTTGCTGTACTATCGGAACCCAAAAACCAAAGTGGGTTCAGCCTGCTACGAGTTAtggaaaacattattaaaaaaagtggGTGGCACTCCAAATGGCTGGCGGGATCTAGGTCACTGTCTGAATATATCAGCAGACGACTTAAAT TACATAATGAACTATGTGCAAGAAGATCCCGTTGACATTGTGTTAAAGGTCTACAGACAAAATAATGATGCAACGATTGGCAAAATATTGGAAGCTTTCATAAAAATGAAGCGTTATGATATATTGAAATCCATTGAAGAGCCACTTTGTCAACTTGCTCGATATTTTGACAATAACAGAAATGATGATAGTGGCTATGATGAAAGTTCTGGTCAAAGGATTGTTAACTTAAAGACACCACCTAATGATTTACCAccagctttaaataaaaatattgttctagACAGAAAACCAAAGAAACCACAATCAAAATTGACTCCACCTGAGCCTGTAAAAGAACCTCTAGTAAATGACAATCCTATTCTTTTTTTAACTTATACATATGATGGATTGCCCACTGCTCTTAACATAAAGGAATATGTAAAAAATTGGGAAGATGTGCCAGGTGTACAATTGATAACTTTGGATGATAAAAAAGAAGACTTGTACCAAAACCCTGAGAAGTTTATAAGGGAATACTTTGAAAAA GCTGATATCATCATACCCATTTTAACACCGGGTTacctaaaagaaattaactCACATAATTCAGCTATTCCCAACACATCTGATAATTTTGATCATAAATATGTgaactttatttataatcttATTGTGAGCAACTATATTCATGCAACAGGCTGCCTAAACAAAAAAGTTAGAAGTGTGCTACCACAAAATGCTAATTCTGGTCTATTCGCACAAATGGCGATGTATCCAGATTTGATGCCATGGACATATGAGACCATGTTTGACGAGCAATTCAAAACATTCTTGAAGAAAGAGTACTCTTGA